The Calditrichota bacterium genome includes the window ATCGAGTACATGATGGCACTGCGCCGCCTTGGCAAGACGGCGTTCATGTTCAACTACATCGGCGAAGAGCATGGCCTGCGCAAACGGGTGAACCAGAAGGACTGGACCGTGCGCCTGGCCGAGTTCTTTGACCACTACCTGAAAAAGTCCCCCGCCCCAGCATGGCTCACCGACGGCATCAAGGCCTGGGAGAAGGAGGAGGAAGACAAAGAAGGGGAAGGAAAGTGATGAATCGCAACAGAGAGAAAGAAACGACCACGCGAAAAGCAAGGTACCTGGCGGCGGGCCTCCTCGCCTGCGCCTGGCTGGGCGCGGCTCAGGTGTACGCCCAGCTCAGCGAACGCTACTTTGCCGAGCTGCAGAGCCCACCTGAGCAGGTGTGCGTCGCAGTGTTCTACCCGACAACTGGCACGCTGGAGGAGCTCAGCGCCTTACGCCGCGAGGGCCTCATGCCCACCACAGACCTGCTGGTGGTGGGCGTGTACCACGAGAGGGAAACCGGCGACTACCAGGCAGCCCGTCGCTACGTGGAGGAACAGCACCTCGACTGGGTGCAATTCCACAAAGTCAGCGGAGAGCTATCGCCCGCCAACATCTACGAGGAGAACTCCTGCCGGAACGATTTTGTGCAGATCGTCCGGCTCAGCGACGGCGCCGTCCTCTTCGGTGGCCCGGACATTCCCCCGGAATGCTACGGGCAGAAAACGCATCTGGCTACTGCCATCAAAGAGGTCTACCGCCACTACTTGGACCTCTCCTTCGTGTTTCACCTGCTGGGAGGGTCGCAGAGCAGCGCCCACAAACCTCTGCTGGCCGAGGCTCCGGACTACCCCTTGTTGGGCATCTGCTTGGGGGCACAGACCATCAACGTGGCCACCGGGGGCACCCTTGTGCAAGATATCTGGCAGGTGACCTACGGCAAGCAGACCTACGAGGACGTACTGCGCCTGGGCCCGGAGCGCTGGCACACCAACCCCTATCGGGGTCTCTACCCAGAGGCTCGCCTGCTCGGCTACCACCTGCACCACATACGACTGAAAGAGGACGGCCTCTTCTGCCATGCCTTGGGATTTCCCGCCTCAGACATGCCGTTGGTGGTCAGCTCCCATCATCAGGCGGTAGATAAACCGGGCAAAGGCATTATGGTCGCGGCCACCAGCATGGACGGGCGCGTGGTGGAGGCTATTACGCACCGCACCTTCAAGAACGTGCTGGGCGTGCAATTCCACCCGGACTTTCCCATCCTCTGGGACGCCGAGCAGCGCTTCCGATTCACACCTGAGGGAAAAGAGACAAGCATCCGTGCTCTGCTGGAGGCAGACCCGCCGAGCCTCGCCTTCAATCGCGCGATCTGGATCTGGTTCTTTGGCAAGGCGGCTGAGCGGCACCGCTCCCGACTCTGAGCACGCCGCCTCCATGCTCTGAAAAACGGCTCCCCTCAGGCGGACTCAATACTCTATTTCCACCAGGGCCGGCAGCTTTGTCACGCGTATCCCTGCGGGGCCAAGCTCCTTGTGAGGCTTGCCGTTGACCCTTATGCGGCGAATGGGGTCCTTGTACGCCGGTTTGACCAGCACCTTCGCCTGCCCGCCCTGGCGAAGCTCGATGCTCAGCCGCAGCACCTTCCCCTCCCGCCGGGCGGTGTAGGAAAGGAGGCCAAAGTAGGTGGGCAGGTCTTCGACCTCCACGCCGCCCGGTGCCTCAAGCCAGGCAGCGGGAATGCCCGCGGCCAGCACGAGGTTCCCCCCATCATCCTCGTAGGCGAACACCGCCCGCACCGAGCGGATAAAATCCGAGCCCACCCAGGTGTGCGGCATGTCGCCGATGAACTTCGGGGCGACTGGGTCTTTCCACACCACCTCGGCCCACTGGTTCCAACCTGGCGGACGGCGGTCGTTCATGAAGAACGCCAGTAGCTCGTGCGCTCTCTCCCTCTGGTCGAGCTGAACAAAGGTGCCAATGGCGCGCAGTTCATAGGGGGTATAGTTCTCCCAGTCGCGGGTTCCGGTCTGGCGCTCCTGGGCAAAGCGAAAATAGCGCTCGAAAGTGTTGTGTAGCTCCGGTTCTGGGATGCGGCCGAGCTCGCCTCCTGGGCAAACGCCAATGGTCGTGGAGGTAGGATCAAAGTCACCCAACTCGGCACAGCCGGGGATGTAGTCGATGCCGGCGAGATTCATGGCCAGCCGCACGGAGTGGTAGAGGTCGGTGCGCAGGTCGTCCCTCTCGTGGCCAAACTCCGCCGCTATCTCTTTCTCCCCCAAGAGCTCGGCCATGAGCGTCGCATCTTTGAGACCGCGCAGGGCGAAAAAGTCGTCCCAGTACGAATGCATGGGCTTGGCCGAGTAGCCCTCGTGGCTGATGGACTCCGGGAGCAACCCGTATAGGACCCTTTTCTCCGGCGGTCCGAGCCGGTACTCTTCGCCCTTCCGCTCCCGGCGGAGGCTCTGGATGTAGCGCGCTGCCTTCACCACCTGCGGCCACTTGCCACGCAGCCACGTGGTGTCGCCGGAGAAGCGAAAGTACTGCATGACCGCAAAGATGAACTCCCCGTGGCTGTCGTGCTCAGGCAGAGGGTCCGGCCCGCGCTCGTCCACTACGCACGGAACCTTGCCAGAAGGATACTGGTAGTTGGCATACCAGTCGATGAAGGCACGCGGCTCGTCGCGAAAGCCCATCTGCAGCAGGGCGGTAGAAGTCAGGGAACCGTCGCGGATCCAGGACCTATCATACGTTCGCGAGCCAGGCTTGATGCTCGGTCCGTCGCGGTTGATGAGGATGTAGGCTATGTTGCTGCGCAGCGTGTTCACCAGTGGGGCCGCTGCAGGCGGGACTTTGATTTTCACGCGGTTAAGCTCGCGCACCCATGCCTCGCCGGCACGCGCCAGGTGATCCTGGAAGAGCGTACCTGGGGAGCAACCCCGCAGCATGCTCGCCGCGCTCAGGGATGCATCGTGCAGCGGAACGGCCAGCACATAGTCAGCAGAATCGCCAGGAGCAAGGTGCACATCATAGCGGAAGGCGGCCGAGGCCAGGTGCCGCGGATCGCTGACCGCCTTGTGCTCCGGCAGAGCTCCGCGCTGCAGATAATCGGCGATGTCTCCCCGGTCGAAGGTGGTGGCGCCAAAATCGGCGGGCGGTGTGAGGGAAAGGATGGTCCTGCCGTCAACAACCGCCGCCTGGGAGGAGTAGCTCATCGTGTCAATGCGGCCGACCCCGCCGGTGGTATTCAGCGTCTGCCAGGGGGGAGTAACCTGGAAGGGTCGCACCGCCACAAACAGTGCCCCAACTGCCGGCTGCGCTGCCTCATTCACCACCCTGTAGCGCACGAAGAGGATGGAGTTCCCCGGATCTCCAGTAGCCACCGCGGTGATGGACAACCTGGCCATCTCCCCCACCTGCCAAGTGACCGTGGGAATGGGCAAGTAACCCTCGGCAAGCGTCTG containing:
- a CDS encoding prolyl oligopeptidase family serine peptidase, whose translation is IEYMMALRRLGKTAFMFNYIGEEHGLRKRVNQKDWTVRLAEFFDHYLKKSPAPAWLTDGIKAWEKEEEDKEGEGK
- a CDS encoding gamma-glutamyl-gamma-aminobutyrate hydrolase family protein (Members of this family of hydrolases with an active site Cys residue belong to MEROPS family C26.), which gives rise to MNRNREKETTTRKARYLAAGLLACAWLGAAQVYAQLSERYFAELQSPPEQVCVAVFYPTTGTLEELSALRREGLMPTTDLLVVGVYHERETGDYQAARRYVEEQHLDWVQFHKVSGELSPANIYEENSCRNDFVQIVRLSDGAVLFGGPDIPPECYGQKTHLATAIKEVYRHYLDLSFVFHLLGGSQSSAHKPLLAEAPDYPLLGICLGAQTINVATGGTLVQDIWQVTYGKQTYEDVLRLGPERWHTNPYRGLYPEARLLGYHLHHIRLKEDGLFCHALGFPASDMPLVVSSHHQAVDKPGKGIMVAATSMDGRVVEAITHRTFKNVLGVQFHPDFPILWDAEQRFRFTPEGKETSIRALLEADPPSLAFNRAIWIWFFGKAAERHRSRL
- a CDS encoding discoidin domain-containing protein, which produces MRKLGIVVAASLTMLVLQGRAQERLLDDFEQLQGWQPVTSEGAQLKLLADQGRAGQAMLMDFSFGGGFGYVIARRQFEIELPEDYQFLFDLRGATPINNFEFKLIDSLGNVYWVKKLNVEFPAAWKTMRVKRRDISFAWGPSGPGQLKRAKYVEFVVSTGSGGSGKVWIDNFRFEVLHAPAAPATPKVRVSAAQGAPPRLNASADTLTGWSVSAAKATQWLAIDFGRLREIGGLVLDWEPGAHAKDYAVDVSSDGRAWEELYRVRGGNGGRDYVPTPGAEGRHLRLRLLVFSDKVCRLKRMVVKGPEFSSSPNDLFRALAKETPTGSFPAFFSDRQTYWTVVGVNGDSEEALINEHGMIEVGTRSFSLEPFLWIGGRLVCWHDVAASQTLAEGYLPIPTVTWQVGEMARLSITAVATGDPGNSILFVRYRVVNEAAQPAVGALFVAVRPFQVTPPWQTLNTTGGVGRIDTMSYSSQAAVVDGRTILSLTPPADFGATTFDRGDIADYLQRGALPEHKAVSDPRHLASAAFRYDVHLAPGDSADYVLAVPLHDASLSAASMLRGCSPGTLFQDHLARAGEAWVRELNRVKIKVPPAAAPLVNTLRSNIAYILINRDGPSIKPGSRTYDRSWIRDGSLTSTALLQMGFRDEPRAFIDWYANYQYPSGKVPCVVDERGPDPLPEHDSHGEFIFAVMQYFRFSGDTTWLRGKWPQVVKAARYIQSLRRERKGEEYRLGPPEKRVLYGLLPESISHEGYSAKPMHSYWDDFFALRGLKDATLMAELLGEKEIAAEFGHERDDLRTDLYHSVRLAMNLAGIDYIPGCAELGDFDPTSTTIGVCPGGELGRIPEPELHNTFERYFRFAQERQTGTRDWENYTPYELRAIGTFVQLDQRERAHELLAFFMNDRRPPGWNQWAEVVWKDPVAPKFIGDMPHTWVGSDFIRSVRAVFAYEDDGGNLVLAAGIPAAWLEAPGGVEVEDLPTYFGLLSYTARREGKVLRLSIELRQGGQAKVLVKPAYKDPIRRIRVNGKPHKELGPAGIRVTKLPALVEIEY